One part of the Muntiacus reevesi chromosome 20, mMunRee1.1, whole genome shotgun sequence genome encodes these proteins:
- the AIF1 gene encoding allograft inflammatory factor 1 yields the protein MSQSRDLQGGKAFGLLKAQQEERLNEINQQFLDDPKYSSDEDLPSKLEAFKKKYMEFDLNEDGGIDIMSLKRMMEKLGVPKTHLELKKLIMEVSSGSGETFSYSDFLKMMLGKRSAILKMILMYEEKAKEQEKPTGLPAKKAISELP from the exons ATGAGCCAAAGCAGGGATTTACAGG GAGGAAAAGCCTTTGGGCTGCTGAAGGCCCAGCAGGAAGAGAGACTCAATGAAATCAACCAG CAATTCCTGGATGATCCCAAATACAGCAGTGATGAGGACCTGCCCTCCAAACTGGAAGCCTTTAAGA AGAAATACATGGAGTTTGACCTGAATGAAGACGGAGGTATCG ATATCATGTCCCTGAAGCGAATGATGGAGAAACTTGGGGTCCCCAAGACCCACCTGGAGCTAAAGAAATTAATCATGGAGGTATCCAGTGGCTCTGGGGAGACTTTCAGCTACTCTGACTTTCTCAAGATGATGTTGGGCAAGAGATCTGCCATTCTAAAAAT GATCCTGATGTatgaagagaaagcaaaagaacagGAGAAGCCAACGGGTCTCCCAGCCAAGAAAGCTATCTCTGAGTTGCC